The following coding sequences are from one Vibrio syngnathi window:
- the cmoA gene encoding carboxy-S-adenosyl-L-methionine synthase CmoA, whose product MSNKDNIFSAPIDKIGDFTFDARVAEVFPDMIQRSVPGYSNIISAIGMLAERFVKPHSNIYDLGCSLGAATLSMRRHIQQEGCTIFAVDNSEAMVERCKLHVNAYRSDTPVEVIEADIREIEIKDASVVVLNFTLQFLSPDDRYALLEKIHAGLRPGGILILSEKFVFEDESSNELLIDLHHDFKRANGYSELEVSQKRSAIENVMRPDSIPVHKQRFEKIGFSSSEVWFQCFNFGSMFAIK is encoded by the coding sequence ATGAGCAACAAAGACAATATCTTTTCCGCTCCCATTGATAAAATTGGTGATTTCACCTTTGATGCAAGGGTTGCTGAAGTATTCCCAGATATGATTCAACGCTCGGTTCCTGGATATAGCAATATCATCTCTGCTATTGGCATGTTGGCTGAACGCTTCGTAAAACCGCACTCAAACATCTACGATTTGGGTTGCTCTCTTGGCGCTGCGACACTTTCTATGCGCCGCCACATCCAGCAAGAAGGTTGTACGATTTTTGCTGTCGATAATTCGGAAGCCATGGTTGAACGCTGTAAGCTGCATGTAAACGCCTACCGAAGCGATACGCCAGTCGAAGTCATCGAAGCTGATATCCGTGAAATCGAGATTAAAGACGCTTCAGTTGTTGTGTTGAACTTCACCTTACAGTTTTTATCACCAGACGACCGCTACGCGCTGCTTGAAAAGATCCATGCTGGATTACGTCCGGGCGGTATTTTGATTCTGTCAGAAAAGTTTGTGTTTGAAGATGAAAGTTCAAATGAACTTCTTATCGATCTGCACCATGATTTCAAGCGTGCAAATGGATACAGCGAGCTTGAAGTCAGCCAAAAACGCAGCGCTATCGAAAATGTGATGCGTCCTGACTCGATTCCAGTTCATAAGCAGCGTTTTGAAAAGATTGGCTTCTCAAGCAGCGAAGTGTGGTTCCAATGCTTCAACTTTGGTTCGATGTTCGCGATAAAGTAG
- a CDS encoding DUF72 domain-containing protein, whose product METLPLRLGLTMWSHSEWQSQFYGKGTKPAERLERYTQVFHTVEGNTTFYATPSMSTVHNWKAASHDDFRFTFKLPKFITHQQQLRHCQGELKEFLMTMSPLHSRIGQWTIQLPHSFEPSMLPALQKFCTLFPKDMQLGVEVRHLGFFDKGDAEKRFNQWLVEEGINRIIMDSRPVFSAPPTTEAVIDAHQKKPRVPVHAIATANNPMVRFIGHPDQEPNLAFFKPWFAKLPTWLNEGKQPYLMIHTPDNNHAPELAIAIYKQLQTQAAEHTKITLPNLAEFPAQKGDHQISMF is encoded by the coding sequence ATGGAAACTTTACCTTTAAGACTTGGATTAACCATGTGGTCTCACTCTGAGTGGCAAAGTCAGTTCTATGGCAAGGGAACCAAGCCTGCTGAACGCTTAGAAAGGTACACACAAGTTTTTCATACCGTTGAGGGCAACACGACCTTTTACGCTACGCCAAGTATGTCGACAGTTCATAACTGGAAAGCCGCCAGTCACGATGATTTCAGGTTCACTTTTAAGTTACCCAAGTTCATCACCCACCAGCAACAACTCAGACATTGCCAAGGGGAACTCAAAGAGTTCTTGATGACTATGTCTCCACTGCATAGCCGTATTGGTCAATGGACAATTCAATTGCCCCATAGCTTCGAACCCAGCATGCTCCCTGCCCTGCAAAAATTTTGTACATTATTCCCGAAAGATATGCAGCTTGGCGTCGAAGTTCGACACTTGGGTTTCTTTGACAAAGGCGACGCAGAAAAACGCTTCAATCAATGGCTGGTTGAAGAAGGCATTAATCGTATTATCATGGATAGTCGCCCTGTTTTCTCTGCACCACCAACCACAGAAGCGGTGATCGATGCGCATCAGAAAAAGCCGCGCGTTCCCGTTCATGCCATTGCGACGGCAAACAATCCGATGGTTCGTTTTATTGGTCATCCAGATCAGGAACCCAATCTGGCCTTCTTTAAACCTTGGTTCGCGAAATTACCAACTTGGTTAAATGAAGGTAAGCAGCCTTATTTAATGATTCACACACCAGACAACAATCACGCCCCTGAGTTGGCTATTGCTATCTATAAGCAATTACAGACGCAAGCTGCTGAACACACAAAGATAACCTTGCCTAATTTGGCGGAGTTTCCTGCTCAAAAAGGCGACCATCAAATCTCGATGTTTTGA